In the Kaistella sp. 97-N-M2 genome, one interval contains:
- a CDS encoding serine hydrolase: MKFLLRTFFLLILSFTLFSCKKDQTIDEELKTALPNYGNIDLDNIFNRKDNHLDNKDSIVSAIDNYYKNVWEKGDLWGGFLVAKGDKILYEGYRGYAQGDSQQPINDTMALHVASISKTLTAMATLKLVEAGKLKLDDPLTQYFPKFPYPKVTVFTLLSQRSGLPKYEYLIEKITPAPPEMSQKYLSNQDILNLLIQYKPELARETDTGFMYCNTNYALLALLIEKVTKTPFPEAMQQIIFRPLAMKNTYIFKEKDTVTAAKSFFQRGPKVYPYDRLDLIYGDKNVYTTPRDLLNFSKAMFAKNFLRSDLQEQVFAPHSNERPGVNNYGLGFRMKIFDENSKLTYHNGWWHGTNSVFAHLLKSNVTIIAIGNKYSSRVYSALALSGLFENFPYEREKFRKEMEKTDSSKNGSGADTLQKANDSYSE, translated from the coding sequence ATGAAATTTTTACTCCGCACGTTCTTTCTTCTTATTTTGAGTTTCACTTTGTTTTCCTGCAAAAAAGACCAAACAATTGACGAAGAACTCAAAACCGCTCTTCCCAATTACGGAAACATCGATCTGGACAACATTTTCAACCGAAAAGACAACCATTTGGACAATAAGGATTCCATCGTTTCCGCGATCGACAATTATTACAAAAACGTCTGGGAAAAAGGTGATTTATGGGGCGGATTTTTAGTCGCGAAAGGCGATAAAATTCTTTATGAAGGCTATCGCGGCTATGCCCAGGGAGACAGTCAGCAACCCATCAACGATACCATGGCTTTGCATGTGGCTTCCATTTCCAAAACACTCACGGCCATGGCCACGCTGAAATTAGTTGAAGCCGGAAAATTGAAACTGGACGATCCTTTGACCCAATATTTTCCAAAATTTCCCTACCCGAAAGTGACGGTTTTCACCCTTTTATCCCAACGAAGCGGCTTGCCAAAATACGAATATCTGATTGAAAAAATTACGCCCGCACCGCCGGAAATGAGTCAGAAATATTTGAGCAATCAGGATATTTTGAATCTGTTGATCCAATATAAACCCGAACTGGCGCGCGAAACCGACACGGGTTTTATGTATTGCAACACCAATTATGCGCTCCTGGCATTGCTCATCGAAAAAGTAACAAAAACTCCGTTTCCCGAGGCGATGCAGCAAATTATTTTTCGTCCCCTGGCCATGAAAAACACTTATATTTTTAAAGAAAAAGATACGGTAACGGCGGCAAAATCTTTTTTCCAACGTGGCCCCAAAGTTTATCCGTACGACCGTTTGGATCTTATTTATGGGGATAAAAATGTGTATACCACGCCGCGAGATCTCCTGAACTTTTCGAAAGCGATGTTTGCGAAAAATTTTCTGCGGAGCGATCTGCAGGAGCAGGTGTTCGCGCCGCACAGTAACGAAAGACCCGGCGTCAATAACTACGGACTCGGTTTTCGCATGAAGATATTTGACGAAAACTCAAAGTTGACCTATCATAACGGGTGGTGGCACGGCACAAATTCGGTTTTCGCCCATCTCTTAAAATCGAATGTTACCATTATCGCAATCGGCAATAAATATTCCAGCCGTGTGTATTCGGCCCTCGCGCTTTCGGGACTTTTTGAGAATTTTCCGTACGAAAGGGAGAAGTTCCGAAAAGAGATGGAAAAAACTGACTCTTCAAAAAACGGCTCAGGCGCCGACACTCTGCAAAAAGCCAACGATTCTTACAGTGAATAA
- a CDS encoding 2-hydroxyacid dehydrogenase produces the protein MKILLLDKNHPLITEQLSAKGFLLDEDFSSPYNEVLKKIANYDGIIVRSRIPLDRNFIEHAKNLKFIARVGAGMENIDVEFAQKSGIKLISSPEGNRDSVAEHVVGMLLILMNRLFIASNEVKKGIWNREENRGDELLGKTFGIIGYGNMGKAVAKRLSGFGVKVVFHDLLPDLSDEFATQVSLETLQNEADILSLHLPITPETHYLVDAEFISKMKKDFYFVNTARGNNVKTFDLVSALKSGKIKGACLDVLEFEKASFENLEVENEDLNYLLASEKAIVTPHIAGWTIQSKEKLAQVIVEKILRDFSQS, from the coding sequence ATGAAAATCCTTCTCCTCGATAAAAACCATCCGCTCATTACAGAACAGCTTTCGGCGAAAGGATTTTTGCTGGATGAAGATTTCTCTTCGCCTTATAATGAGGTTTTAAAAAAGATCGCGAATTACGACGGCATTATCGTTCGAAGCCGCATTCCCCTCGATCGCAATTTTATCGAACACGCAAAAAATTTAAAATTCATCGCACGCGTTGGCGCCGGTATGGAAAATATCGATGTTGAATTTGCGCAAAAGTCCGGTATCAAACTCATCAGTTCCCCGGAAGGCAACCGCGATTCCGTTGCAGAACATGTTGTCGGCATGCTTTTAATTTTAATGAACCGACTTTTTATCGCTTCCAACGAAGTGAAAAAGGGGATCTGGAATCGCGAAGAAAACCGCGGCGACGAACTTCTCGGGAAAACGTTCGGAATTATCGGTTACGGAAACATGGGGAAAGCGGTGGCGAAAAGGCTTTCCGGTTTCGGTGTGAAGGTGGTCTTTCATGATCTTCTTCCCGATCTTTCCGATGAATTTGCCACGCAGGTCTCCCTCGAAACACTACAGAATGAAGCCGATATATTAAGCCTGCATCTTCCCATCACACCGGAAACACATTATTTAGTGGACGCGGAATTTATTTCGAAAATGAAAAAAGACTTTTACTTCGTCAATACCGCGCGGGGTAATAATGTAAAAACTTTCGATTTGGTTTCCGCCTTAAAGTCGGGCAAAATAAAAGGCGCCTGTCTGGATGTTTTGGAATTTGAAAAAGCATCTTTCGAAAATCTGGAAGTTGAAAACGAAGATTTAAATTATCTTTTGGCTTCCGAAAAAGCAATCGTAACGCCACATATCGCAGGCTGGACCATTCAAAGCAAAGAAAAACTGGCGCAGGTGATCGTGGAAAAAATCCTGCGTGACTTTTCTCAGTCTTAA
- a CDS encoding acyl-CoA thioesterase, with protein MEKTKKASESLTIMTNIVLPNETNSLRNLFGGELLGKMDRCASISAARHCERRVVTASVNHVSFDHPIPEGGIVVLESKVSRAFSTSMEIYVDVWLDDPINQKKIHTNSGIYTFVAVDEFNRPIPIPKMVPETEEEVTRFDAALRRKELSLILSGRMKAADSVELKKLFAS; from the coding sequence ATGGAAAAAACCAAGAAAGCCTCAGAATCGTTAACAATAATGACGAATATCGTTCTGCCGAACGAAACCAATTCTTTAAGAAATCTTTTCGGCGGCGAACTTTTAGGGAAAATGGACCGGTGTGCTTCCATTTCGGCCGCAAGACATTGCGAAAGACGCGTAGTAACCGCTTCTGTAAATCATGTTTCCTTCGATCATCCCATCCCGGAAGGCGGAATTGTGGTTTTAGAATCCAAAGTTTCGCGGGCATTTTCGACGTCGATGGAAATTTACGTGGATGTGTGGTTGGACGATCCGATTAATCAGAAAAAAATCCACACCAATTCCGGGATTTACACTTTTGTGGCGGTAGACGAATTTAACCGTCCGATTCCTATTCCGAAAATGGTTCCGGAAACAGAGGAAGAAGTAACGAGATTCGATGCCGCGCTGCGACGGAAAGAGCTGTCGTTAATCCTTTCGGGGAGAATGAAAGCCGCAGATTCTGTGGAACTGAAAAAATTGTTTGCCTCTTAA